In a single window of the Streptomyces cinnabarinus genome:
- a CDS encoding serine/threonine-protein kinase: MRDQLLGGRYRLVEPLGEGGMGTVWEARDEKLDRPVAVKLISLLSGGGSHATEARARFLREARLTARLQHPHIVTLHDVGEAVVEGQATPFLVMELLRGQGLDVLLRRGDVTPRDTARWGSQVAGALAEAHGAGVMHRDVKPSNIMVTASGDVKVLDFGIARAADPYATADRLTQTGFIVGTPAYMAPEQARGRPEPRSDLYALGCVIFELLTGRRPFEAPDTMGYLSAHLTDDPPAPGSLVPGVSADWDGLVLRLLEKDPDRRHASAVELEAVLRQLARPAPIASASASTERRQADLSTVRATTHGPGGADLDARLTATVTTAATLTCLPLLVYLLSQIAAYLSDSSAPTGLLVANLLLGVPEAAALGIGVGLLLRRRQAGRRTIAVAGVATALHGLSASLQYLVADGPHTIALIAYVVGPVMAVAAATAAVAASRPSTARWCRDMQVVPEPLVRAGTVAPALLTLFAAPVIPVSASRAVDAGVATNTAQTLLTVLFSVFTPVLAIGMALVFVRNPVGRVLVAAGGLGLALVALNGPLYANALGFAFRIMLFLLAITAVVTTLRAALPPRAGRPRSALRRRFRSVTGPRSPR; the protein is encoded by the coding sequence GTGCGGGACCAGCTGTTGGGGGGCCGTTACCGGCTCGTGGAGCCGCTCGGCGAAGGCGGTATGGGGACGGTGTGGGAGGCCCGGGACGAGAAGCTGGACCGGCCCGTCGCGGTCAAGCTCATTTCCTTGCTCTCCGGCGGTGGCAGCCATGCCACCGAAGCCCGCGCCCGCTTCTTGCGCGAGGCGCGGCTCACTGCCCGGCTGCAGCATCCCCACATCGTGACCCTGCACGATGTGGGAGAGGCGGTCGTCGAGGGACAGGCGACGCCCTTTCTCGTCATGGAACTGCTGCGCGGCCAGGGCCTGGACGTCCTGCTGCGCCGCGGCGACGTCACCCCGAGGGACACAGCGCGGTGGGGCTCTCAGGTGGCCGGCGCGCTGGCCGAGGCACACGGAGCGGGGGTCATGCACCGGGACGTCAAGCCCTCGAACATCATGGTCACCGCCTCCGGCGACGTGAAGGTCCTGGACTTCGGCATCGCGCGGGCGGCAGACCCGTACGCCACCGCGGACCGGCTGACGCAGACCGGCTTCATCGTCGGCACCCCGGCTTACATGGCCCCCGAGCAGGCCCGTGGCCGCCCCGAACCCCGCAGCGACCTTTACGCCTTGGGCTGCGTGATCTTCGAACTTCTCACGGGCCGACGGCCCTTCGAGGCGCCTGACACCATGGGCTACCTCAGCGCCCACCTCACCGACGACCCACCCGCGCCCGGCTCCCTCGTTCCAGGCGTGTCGGCCGACTGGGACGGGCTGGTTCTGCGGCTCCTGGAGAAGGATCCCGACCGGCGGCACGCCAGCGCTGTGGAACTCGAAGCGGTCCTGCGGCAACTGGCCCGCCCTGCGCCGATCGCCTCCGCGAGCGCATCGACCGAGCGGCGTCAGGCCGACCTGTCGACCGTCCGAGCCACGACCCACGGGCCGGGCGGGGCCGACCTCGACGCGCGCCTGACCGCGACCGTCACCACGGCCGCGACGCTGACCTGCCTGCCGCTTCTGGTGTACCTGCTCTCCCAGATCGCCGCCTACCTCTCGGACAGCAGCGCGCCGACCGGGCTGCTTGTCGCGAACCTGCTGCTGGGCGTGCCCGAGGCGGCCGCCCTCGGGATCGGCGTGGGGCTGCTGCTGCGCCGCAGGCAGGCCGGCCGTCGCACGATCGCGGTGGCGGGCGTCGCGACCGCGCTGCACGGGCTGAGCGCCAGCCTCCAGTACCTGGTGGCGGACGGGCCCCACACCATCGCATTGATCGCCTACGTCGTCGGCCCGGTGATGGCCGTGGCAGCGGCGACGGCAGCAGTCGCGGCCAGCCGCCCGTCCACGGCCCGGTGGTGCCGCGACATGCAGGTGGTGCCGGAGCCGCTCGTCCGGGCGGGGACCGTCGCACCCGCCCTGCTCACCCTGTTCGCAGCGCCCGTCATCCCCGTCTCCGCCAGCCGGGCCGTCGACGCGGGTGTGGCGACGAACACGGCGCAGACGCTACTGACGGTGCTCTTCTCCGTCTTCACACCGGTGCTCGCGATCGGCATGGCCCTGGTCTTCGTCCGGAATCCGGTCGGCCGCGTGCTCGTCGCCGCGGGCGGGCTCGGCCTCGCCCTCGTAGCACTGAACGGTCCGCTGTACGCAAACGCCCTCGGCTTCGCGTTCCGCATCATGCTGTTCCTGCTGGCGATCACGGCTGTCGTTACCACGCTCCGCGCCGCCCTTCCGCCCCGCGCCGGCCGTCCACGCAGTGCCCTGCGACGACGCTTCCGATCCGTTACGGGCCCGCGGTCACCAAGGTAG
- a CDS encoding GNAT family N-acetyltransferase, with product MSSRTSPISQPITIRRAVARDAKRLTRLVRGSGAYAGKYAAAVAGYRVGPDYIEAHRAFAAVGADEQGGRVLGFYSLVLAPPELDLLFVADEAQGRGIGRLLVAHMQSEARAAGLDRVKVVSHLPAEGFYHRAGAVRIGTALANPPAVPWDRPEFEFRISSE from the coding sequence ATGAGTTCACGCACTTCCCCGATCAGCCAGCCGATCACGATACGGAGGGCCGTTGCGCGGGATGCCAAACGGCTCACTCGGCTCGTGCGTGGCTCAGGTGCCTACGCGGGTAAGTACGCGGCTGCAGTCGCGGGCTACCGAGTCGGGCCTGATTACATCGAGGCCCACCGCGCCTTTGCGGCCGTCGGCGCCGACGAGCAGGGAGGCCGGGTTCTGGGGTTCTACTCGCTCGTCCTCGCTCCACCGGAGCTCGACCTGCTGTTCGTCGCCGACGAAGCGCAAGGACGGGGGATTGGACGGCTGCTCGTCGCGCACATGCAATCCGAGGCCCGTGCCGCCGGGCTCGACCGTGTCAAGGTCGTGTCGCATCTTCCCGCCGAGGGCTTCTACCACCGCGCGGGTGCAGTGCGGATCGGGACCGCGCTCGCGAACCCGCCCGCCGTGCCGTGGGACCGTCCCGAATTCGAGTTTCGCATTTCTTCGGAATGA
- a CDS encoding alpha/beta hydrolase family protein, translating into MRLFDDALFQMFAERALMTMTGGGAEWGECALTARRITEGDADSWFEQWTATAATVRGWAEESAGSGRPVSAREAYLRASTYFRIAYYPLYGAPVDPRLTDAAKRERDCFARFAELCDPPLQPVRVPYEGTYLDGYLCPARGPEAERGPRPTVVAVNGYDSNVHEMYWAHARPATRRGYHCLLVDGPGQGLALVGQGLTMRPDWENVLRPVIDHAVTLPGVDAGRLAVIGWSFGGFLAPRGVSGDSRVAALVADPGQWDQMENLRRILPLPQDLKDRLPDVAPSELDPHLTPLAQSPDLHWRLVQRGLWVHGLKSLGEYVLEMDRFRLSDVVANISCPTLIALNSDEPGAAQAETLYEALDCPKTLVRFSAADGTPGHCEGWNRSRYSQRVFDWLDDVLS; encoded by the coding sequence ATGCGGCTGTTCGACGACGCGCTGTTCCAGATGTTCGCCGAGCGCGCCCTGATGACGATGACCGGCGGCGGCGCGGAGTGGGGCGAGTGCGCGCTGACCGCCCGGCGCATCACCGAGGGCGACGCCGACAGCTGGTTCGAGCAGTGGACGGCGACCGCGGCGACGGTGCGCGGCTGGGCGGAGGAGAGCGCCGGCTCCGGCCGCCCTGTCAGCGCCCGCGAGGCGTACCTGAGGGCCTCCACGTACTTCCGCATCGCCTACTACCCGCTGTACGGCGCGCCCGTGGACCCCAGGCTGACCGACGCGGCGAAGCGGGAGCGGGACTGCTTCGCCCGCTTCGCCGAGCTGTGCGATCCGCCGCTCCAGCCGGTCAGGGTGCCCTACGAGGGGACGTACCTGGACGGCTATCTGTGCCCCGCGCGGGGACCGGAGGCGGAGCGGGGACCCCGCCCGACCGTCGTCGCGGTCAACGGCTACGACTCCAACGTGCACGAGATGTACTGGGCCCACGCCCGCCCGGCGACTCGGCGTGGTTACCACTGTCTGCTGGTGGACGGCCCGGGCCAGGGACTGGCCTTGGTCGGACAGGGCCTGACGATGCGTCCGGACTGGGAGAACGTCCTGCGTCCGGTGATCGACCACGCGGTGACGCTGCCCGGCGTCGACGCCGGCCGGCTGGCCGTGATCGGCTGGAGCTTCGGCGGCTTCCTCGCCCCGCGCGGGGTGAGTGGGGACTCGCGGGTGGCCGCCCTGGTCGCCGACCCGGGACAGTGGGACCAGATGGAGAACCTGCGCAGAATCCTGCCGCTGCCCCAGGACCTGAAGGACCGTCTCCCCGACGTGGCGCCCTCGGAGTTGGATCCCCACCTCACGCCGCTGGCCCAATCCCCGGACCTGCACTGGCGGTTGGTCCAGCGCGGGCTGTGGGTGCACGGACTGAAGAGCCTCGGCGAGTACGTCCTGGAGATGGACCGCTTCCGCCTCTCCGACGTCGTCGCGAACATCTCCTGCCCCACCCTCATCGCCCTCAACTCCGACGAACCGGGCGCCGCCCAGGCCGAGACGCTGTACGAGGCACTGGACTGCCCCAAGACCCTCGTGCGGTTCTCCGCCGCGGACGGCACGCCCGGGCACTGCGAGGGCTGGAACCGCTCGCGCTACAGCCAGCGGGTCTTCGACTGGCTGGACGACGTGCTGTCCTGA
- a CDS encoding serine hydrolase domain-containing protein, producing MRRTPSRRLWAAALLVASVLTPLAVPPAAAVTASVDRHDADDCPSHGLGPELTAKLDKAIEDVRRQANIPGIVAGLWMPGKGRYVRATGVADTASGRPMTDDMFVRIGSETKTFTVTALLKLVDDGRIGLDDPIAKYVKGVPKGHKITLRHLAEMRSGLFPYSSDPGFVHDLLSDPSRTFTPRQLLAYGFKHKNTFAPGKQFEYNNSNLILLGLVIEKVTGQRLADVIDRRVLRPAHLRHTLFPDNSEIPRPHPQGYTNQTLSGEVADATHWNPSWAWAAGAMISDLEDLRRWAKIVATGTLLSPQTQAQRLKMLPTGFPGTSYGLGIFESGGWIGHNGSIPGYETVTVYLPSKKATLVLMLNTDITYQGQEPSSLVARAITEIVTPDNVYDRPVPPR from the coding sequence GTGCGCCGAACCCCCTCCCGCCGCCTGTGGGCCGCGGCCCTGCTCGTGGCGTCCGTGCTCACCCCCCTGGCGGTGCCACCCGCCGCAGCCGTCACCGCGAGCGTCGACCGGCACGACGCGGACGACTGCCCCTCGCACGGTCTCGGGCCCGAGCTCACCGCCAAGCTGGACAAGGCCATCGAGGACGTCCGCCGACAGGCGAACATCCCCGGCATCGTCGCCGGGCTGTGGATGCCGGGCAAGGGACGCTACGTCCGCGCGACCGGCGTCGCCGACACCGCGAGCGGCCGGCCGATGACCGACGACATGTTCGTGCGGATCGGCAGCGAGACCAAGACCTTCACCGTCACCGCGCTGCTCAAGCTCGTCGACGACGGCCGGATCGGCCTGGACGACCCGATCGCGAAGTACGTCAAGGGCGTGCCGAAGGGCCACAAGATCACCCTGCGGCACCTCGCCGAGATGCGCAGCGGTCTGTTCCCCTACAGCTCCGACCCCGGCTTCGTGCACGATCTGCTCAGCGACCCGAGCCGCACGTTCACCCCCCGGCAGCTGCTGGCCTACGGCTTCAAGCACAAGAACACCTTCGCCCCGGGGAAGCAGTTCGAGTACAACAACAGCAACCTCATCCTCCTCGGCCTGGTCATCGAGAAGGTCACCGGTCAGCGGCTCGCCGACGTCATCGACCGGCGGGTGCTCCGCCCGGCGCACCTGCGCCACACCCTGTTCCCGGACAACTCCGAGATCCCCCGGCCCCATCCGCAGGGCTACACCAACCAGACCCTGAGCGGCGAGGTAGCCGACGCCACCCACTGGAACCCCAGTTGGGCCTGGGCGGCCGGAGCCATGATCTCCGACCTGGAGGATCTGCGGCGCTGGGCGAAGATCGTCGCCACCGGCACCCTGCTGAGCCCGCAGACCCAGGCCCAGCGTCTGAAGATGCTGCCGACGGGCTTCCCCGGCACCAGCTACGGCCTGGGCATCTTCGAGAGCGGCGGATGGATCGGCCACAACGGCTCCATCCCGGGCTACGAGACCGTGACCGTCTACCTGCCCTCGAAGAAGGCCACGCTGGTGCTGATGCTGAACACGGACATCACCTACCAGGGCCAGGAGCCGTCCTCCCTGGTCGCCCGCGCGATCACCGAGATCGTCACGCCGGACAACGTGTACGACCGCCCGGTTCCGCCTCGGTAG
- a CDS encoding serine hydrolase domain-containing protein has product MRRARTPSRSRVVAVTALTALLALGTPVTAVGSATGDGGRHGRPCVASRLPGHGPARDVLRIAQRAKAELGLKSVILRVSVDGHDVVTTALGESMTGVPAEPAMHFRNGNIAISYLGTALLRLVDQGKVGLDDPVGRWLPGLKDGDRITLRMLAASTTGLRDYVTTPGFPEDVAANPFRQWTAKELVSISTRQERWYAPGTNWSYSHANFVLLGAALEKITRTRLDVLLQREIMGPLGLRETRNSFTPDIPTPVLHAFTAVRGTYEESTFWNPSWTTAPGAVQTTDICDLARSAAAIGSGELISPSAYEELLNPGTVGLGHATATCPAKVCIAQTEKIHYGMGVLVLGDWIAQHPLFFGYSASMAYLPSERLSIAVSTTEGPDAEDGHTAHTIAQRIAAALAPEHPIPDFG; this is encoded by the coding sequence ATGAGACGAGCCCGTACCCCTTCGCGGTCGCGCGTTGTCGCGGTCACCGCACTCACCGCCCTCCTCGCCCTCGGCACCCCGGTCACGGCCGTGGGCAGTGCGACGGGCGACGGCGGCCGCCACGGCCGGCCCTGTGTCGCCTCCCGGCTGCCCGGCCACGGACCGGCACGCGATGTCCTGCGGATCGCCCAGCGCGCCAAGGCGGAACTGGGCCTGAAGTCCGTGATCCTGCGGGTGAGCGTCGACGGGCACGACGTCGTCACCACCGCGCTCGGCGAGTCGATGACCGGGGTACCGGCCGAGCCCGCCATGCACTTCCGGAACGGCAACATCGCCATCAGCTATCTGGGCACGGCGCTGCTGCGACTGGTCGACCAGGGCAAGGTCGGCCTGGACGACCCCGTCGGCCGCTGGCTGCCGGGCCTGAAGGACGGCGACAGGATCACCCTGCGGATGCTCGCCGCCTCCACGACCGGACTCCGTGACTACGTCACCACGCCCGGCTTCCCCGAGGACGTCGCCGCGAACCCGTTCCGGCAGTGGACGGCCAAGGAGCTCGTGTCCATCTCGACCCGCCAGGAGCGGTGGTACGCGCCGGGCACCAACTGGAGCTACTCCCACGCCAACTTCGTCCTGCTCGGCGCGGCCCTGGAGAAGATCACCCGGACCAGGCTGGACGTCCTGCTGCAGCGCGAGATCATGGGCCCGCTCGGTCTGCGCGAGACCCGTAACAGCTTCACGCCGGACATCCCGACGCCGGTCCTGCACGCCTTCACGGCCGTCCGCGGGACGTACGAGGAGTCCACCTTCTGGAACCCGTCGTGGACCACGGCGCCCGGCGCGGTGCAGACCACCGACATCTGCGACCTGGCCCGCTCGGCCGCCGCGATCGGCTCGGGCGAGCTGATCTCCCCGTCCGCCTACGAGGAGTTGCTGAACCCGGGGACGGTGGGCCTCGGCCACGCGACCGCCACGTGCCCGGCCAAGGTCTGCATCGCCCAGACCGAGAAGATCCACTACGGCATGGGCGTGCTCGTTCTCGGCGACTGGATCGCGCAGCACCCGCTCTTCTTCGGCTACTCCGCGTCCATGGCCTACCTCCCCTCCGAGCGCCTGTCGATCGCGGTCTCCACCACGGAGGGCCCCGACGCCGAGGACGGTCACACGGCGCACACGATCGCCCAGCGCATCGCCGCCGCGCTCGCTCCGGAGCACCCGATCCCCGACTTCGGCTGA
- a CDS encoding DMT family transporter, with translation MDTPSAAPSPSVVPLVPGMIGMVLVGSSVTVSHALVDAPLFSTQAVRYLAATAILLVMARLAGVRPVRPRGREWLWLAGIAVTGLVLFNVAVVRGVAHAEPAVIAVAVACVPLVLGVVGPLLERRGPSRQVLLAAPVVMVGAVLVQGTGRTDAVGVAWAALALACEAGFTLLAVPVLRRHGPWGVSLHTTWLGCVLLTVLGVTLEGPSAVREVSASQWAAAAYLALMVTAVAFVLWYSTVRSAGAGRAGLLTGIAPLAAAAVGALSGTGIPGAWVWLGIAVVIVGLVVGLRPPSAPASSRLVAQAPPRTRAWGPRT, from the coding sequence ATGGACACACCTTCCGCCGCCCCTTCCCCTTCGGTCGTCCCGCTCGTTCCCGGCATGATCGGCATGGTGCTGGTCGGCAGCAGCGTCACCGTCTCGCACGCGCTCGTCGACGCCCCGCTGTTCTCCACGCAGGCCGTCCGGTACCTGGCCGCGACCGCGATCCTGCTGGTCATGGCCAGGCTCGCCGGTGTTCGTCCGGTCCGGCCGCGCGGGCGGGAGTGGCTGTGGCTGGCCGGGATCGCGGTGACCGGTCTGGTGCTGTTCAACGTCGCCGTGGTCCGGGGCGTCGCCCATGCCGAGCCCGCGGTGATCGCCGTCGCGGTGGCGTGCGTACCGCTGGTGCTGGGGGTGGTGGGGCCCCTGCTGGAGCGGCGCGGGCCCAGTCGTCAGGTCCTGCTGGCGGCGCCGGTGGTCATGGTGGGTGCGGTCCTGGTGCAGGGGACCGGCCGGACCGATGCCGTGGGGGTGGCCTGGGCGGCGCTGGCTCTGGCGTGCGAGGCCGGGTTCACGTTGCTCGCGGTGCCGGTGCTCCGGCGGCACGGCCCCTGGGGAGTCTCCCTGCACACGACCTGGCTGGGCTGTGTGCTGCTGACGGTCCTCGGCGTGACGCTGGAAGGGCCGTCGGCCGTGCGGGAGGTGTCCGCGTCCCAGTGGGCGGCCGCCGCCTACCTGGCGCTGATGGTGACGGCCGTCGCCTTCGTCCTGTGGTACTCGACCGTGCGTTCCGCGGGGGCCGGCCGGGCCGGACTGCTCACCGGTATCGCTCCGCTCGCCGCTGCCGCGGTGGGCGCGCTGTCGGGCACCGGCATACCGGGGGCGTGGGTCTGGCTGGGCATCGCCGTGGTGATCGTCGGCCTGGTCGTGGGCCTGCGCCCACCGAGCGCCCCCGCGTCCTCCCGCCTGGTCGCCCAGGCACCACCACGCACCCGGGCATGGGGGCCGCGCACATAG
- a CDS encoding TetR family transcriptional regulator, with protein sequence MNGQEASEKPLRTRRRDPEGHRAAILEAARHTFAERGYARTTLREIARRAGVTHGLITRQFQSKERLFLAAVPGNSDLERVVAGDPATLPDRIAHAFVQRMETDAVNDPLVTLVRSAASDERAAAHLLVAMQERSAAAYRSVLSPNAPAALGDDLDTRVALVGSHMIGVVFSRYIARTEPLASMPPEQLTEHLTRILRHILFDDAPAPRNPPQ encoded by the coding sequence ATGAACGGCCAGGAAGCGTCCGAGAAGCCACTGCGCACGCGCCGACGGGACCCGGAGGGACACCGAGCAGCCATTCTGGAGGCGGCCCGTCACACCTTCGCCGAGCGTGGTTACGCCCGCACGACCCTCCGCGAAATCGCGCGCCGAGCCGGTGTCACCCACGGACTGATCACGCGTCAGTTCCAGTCCAAAGAGCGGCTCTTCCTCGCGGCTGTGCCCGGTAACAGCGACCTGGAACGGGTAGTTGCCGGAGACCCGGCGACACTGCCCGACCGGATCGCCCACGCCTTCGTCCAGCGGATGGAGACCGACGCCGTCAACGACCCACTCGTCACCCTGGTGCGCAGTGCCGCGTCCGACGAGCGTGCAGCCGCTCACCTCCTGGTCGCGATGCAGGAGCGCAGTGCCGCTGCGTACCGGTCCGTGCTCTCCCCCAACGCACCGGCAGCGCTCGGCGATGACTTGGACACCCGCGTAGCACTCGTGGGGTCACACATGATCGGAGTGGTCTTCAGCCGGTACATCGCACGAACCGAGCCACTTGCCTCGATGCCACCCGAGCAGCTCACCGAACACCTCACCCGGATACTGCGGCACATCCTCTTCGATGATGCCCCCGCACCTCGGAATCCGCCCCAGTGA
- a CDS encoding isocitrate lyase/PEP mutase family protein — MTTAHRDRALLFRSLHSSASPLALANAWDVASARVIEAAGAPAIATTSSGISWAHGHPDGENLSADQVVELIARIVTVVDVPVTADIEGGYGQDAAGVAETVTRVLEAGAVGVNIEDGTRPPAELRARLTAARAAAERAGVPLFLNARTDTYLFGLGDPATRLKDTLERARGYVDAGAEGIFVPGVTDPATIAELSAGISVPLNIMAGPEAPDVAELGALGVARVSLGAGVAQSAYTAARHAAQQLYGTGSYHTLADAIPFPEINGLFSTPR; from the coding sequence ATGACCACAGCGCACAGGGACAGGGCTCTGCTCTTCCGCTCCCTCCACAGCTCCGCGAGCCCGCTCGCGCTCGCCAACGCCTGGGACGTAGCCAGTGCCCGTGTCATCGAGGCCGCAGGGGCACCCGCAATCGCCACCACCAGCTCCGGGATCTCCTGGGCGCACGGTCACCCCGACGGGGAAAACCTCTCTGCCGACCAGGTGGTGGAACTGATCGCCCGTATCGTCACGGTGGTCGACGTACCGGTCACCGCCGACATCGAGGGCGGGTACGGACAGGACGCGGCCGGCGTCGCCGAGACCGTCACGCGGGTGCTGGAAGCAGGTGCCGTCGGCGTCAACATCGAGGACGGCACCCGGCCTCCGGCCGAACTCAGGGCACGGCTGACAGCGGCCCGGGCTGCGGCCGAACGAGCGGGCGTGCCCCTCTTCCTCAACGCCCGCACCGACACGTACCTGTTCGGCCTCGGCGATCCTGCCACCCGGCTGAAGGACACCCTGGAGCGGGCGCGCGGGTACGTGGACGCCGGTGCCGAGGGCATCTTCGTCCCTGGCGTCACCGACCCCGCCACCATCGCAGAACTCTCGGCGGGCATCTCCGTACCGCTGAACATCATGGCCGGCCCCGAAGCACCGGACGTCGCCGAACTGGGCGCCCTCGGCGTCGCCCGCGTCAGCCTCGGCGCGGGTGTCGCCCAGAGCGCCTACACCGCTGCCCGCCACGCGGCGCAACAGCTGTACGGGACCGGTAGCTACCACACGCTTGCCGACGCCATCCCCTTCCCCGAGATCAACGGCCTTTTCTCCACACCACGTTGA
- a CDS encoding hemerythrin domain-containing protein → MSTNPPESAGIVETRLLHKMHRAATSLLADAAQRDNAPSAALAELRDFLVAALRHHHESEDDVLWPQLIAADPVAGAALSELSTEHDALDAALDALAVAPVQDDADRAAVAAAAASVRDLVHQHLEHEEPVLFPALAAHMSDEAWAEFSRAVIASAPPVGTHLNLGFFEQVGTPTELALVTANLPQAVLPIVPAMREQAKATLNSLHTTDNVRTVIA, encoded by the coding sequence GTGAGCACGAATCCGCCGGAGTCCGCGGGGATCGTCGAGACGCGGCTGCTGCACAAGATGCACCGGGCCGCGACGTCCCTGCTGGCCGACGCCGCACAGCGCGACAACGCCCCGTCGGCCGCACTGGCCGAACTGCGTGACTTCCTGGTGGCGGCGCTGCGGCACCACCACGAAAGCGAAGACGATGTGCTCTGGCCGCAGTTGATCGCCGCCGACCCGGTGGCCGGCGCCGCGCTGAGCGAACTCAGCACAGAACACGATGCGCTTGACGCGGCATTGGACGCGCTCGCCGTCGCTCCCGTGCAGGACGATGCGGACCGGGCAGCGGTGGCCGCCGCGGCAGCCAGTGTGCGCGACCTGGTGCACCAGCACCTTGAGCACGAGGAACCGGTGCTGTTTCCCGCGTTGGCAGCGCATATGTCAGATGAAGCCTGGGCCGAATTCTCCCGCGCGGTGATCGCCTCGGCCCCGCCCGTAGGGACCCACCTCAACCTTGGCTTCTTCGAACAGGTGGGCACTCCCACCGAGCTCGCCCTGGTCACAGCGAACCTGCCTCAAGCCGTTCTTCCCATCGTGCCGGCCATGCGTGAGCAGGCCAAAGCCACCCTGAACAGCCTTCACACAACCGACAACGTAAGGACGGTCATCGCGTGA
- a CDS encoding class I SAM-dependent methyltransferase, giving the protein MEPTDPRADAGHGHYGQDLFDSGHPREAERIDDAAVVYDPVTTHRLRALGAGPGLRCLEVGAGTGTVARWLLREAGVAEVVAVDRDTGALAAAAEPRLRVVTADVTDETLDLGGFDLIHARFVLMHLRERRRLVSRLAGMLNPGGRILLGDAAELPDGHSTSSAYRQTMDAMWEALRTTIGTDITGVPAYPHHLREEGLADVAAELYCPPLLPDSPLARFWSQTWQRMRPELTATGRVDAATVEEALGYLSSPRLAELGPGLLMAWGRRP; this is encoded by the coding sequence ATGGAACCGACGGACCCCCGCGCTGACGCCGGTCACGGCCACTACGGGCAGGACCTGTTCGACTCGGGGCACCCGCGCGAGGCGGAGCGGATCGACGATGCCGCGGTGGTCTACGACCCCGTCACCACGCACCGGCTCCGGGCCCTGGGCGCCGGACCTGGCCTGCGCTGCCTGGAGGTGGGGGCCGGGACCGGCACGGTGGCGCGCTGGCTGCTGCGCGAGGCGGGCGTCGCGGAGGTGGTCGCTGTGGACCGGGACACCGGCGCGCTGGCGGCAGCGGCCGAGCCCCGTCTGCGGGTGGTGACCGCGGACGTCACCGACGAGACCCTCGACCTGGGCGGTTTCGACCTGATCCACGCCCGGTTCGTGCTGATGCACCTGCGCGAACGGCGCCGCCTGGTGTCACGGCTGGCGGGCATGCTGAACCCGGGCGGCCGAATCCTGCTCGGCGACGCCGCGGAGCTGCCCGACGGCCACAGCACGTCCTCCGCCTACCGCCAAACCATGGACGCCATGTGGGAGGCCCTGCGCACGACGATCGGCACCGACATCACCGGCGTACCGGCCTACCCGCACCACCTGCGCGAGGAGGGCCTGGCGGACGTAGCCGCGGAGCTGTACTGCCCGCCCCTGCTCCCCGACAGCCCACTGGCCCGGTTCTGGTCCCAGACCTGGCAGCGGATGCGCCCCGAGCTGACGGCGACCGGCCGGGTGGACGCGGCCACCGTCGAGGAGGCCCTCGGCTATCTCTCCTCGCCCCGGCTGGCCGAACTCGGTCCGGGCCTGCTCATGGCCTGGGGGCGCCGCCCCTGA
- a CDS encoding S26 family signal peptidase — translation MASGQRGDGTDISRRQRRRGGVRGRGRVRRGDVVLFSAREWGADSTFMMRVTGVGGDHVVIDEPGRVSINSKILREPYLFDSGPYFTPPTEITVPRSAVVGIAVDPANVPAPSHPWVWAGVATTAVGVVAALAVTITRRHAGRRERNTVNP, via the coding sequence ATGGCGAGCGGACAGCGGGGCGATGGAACCGACATATCCCGAAGACAGCGACGTCGCGGTGGGGTCCGTGGACGGGGCCGCGTCCGGCGCGGTGACGTGGTTCTGTTCTCCGCCCGCGAGTGGGGCGCCGACAGCACCTTCATGATGCGGGTGACAGGCGTCGGCGGCGATCACGTCGTCATCGATGAGCCCGGCAGGGTGAGTATCAACAGCAAGATCTTGCGCGAGCCGTACCTGTTCGACAGCGGCCCCTATTTCACCCCTCCCACGGAGATCACCGTCCCCCGGTCCGCAGTCGTCGGCATCGCGGTGGACCCGGCAAATGTCCCCGCCCCCAGCCACCCGTGGGTGTGGGCGGGCGTGGCAACGACCGCCGTGGGCGTAGTCGCAGCCCTCGCCGTCACCATCACCCGCCGCCATGCCGGCAGGCGCGAACGAAACACAGTGAACCCCTGA